GCCATCGGGCATCACCCCAACACCGACATCTTCCAGGGCCAACTGGAGATGAAGGACAACTACATCCTGACCCGCTCGGGCCTGCAGGGTTTTGCCACGATGACCAGCATTCCGGGCGTCTTTGCCGCCGGCGACGTGCAGGACAACGTGTACCGCCAAGCCATCACGAGCGCGGGCACCGGCTGCATGGCGGCACTCGACGCCCAACGCTTCCTGGAGCAGGACGGCGCCCTGTAGCCAGTGCGGGGCCCAAAAGGGCTATAATCCGAGGCTTTGCCGAAACTGGGCTCTTTCACGAGCTTCGGCAAAGTCGGGGTACCGCCACCCGTTTCTGGCGAGGTCAAGCTGCAAAACACCCTGCAATCGCCCTGATTGCGCCGGTGCCAGCTGTTCAAGAAAGAGTGTCCTCATGGCACGCGTATGCGACGTAACGGGCAAAGGCCCGATGGTCGGAAACAACGTTTCCCACGCCAACAACAAAACCAAGCGCCGGTTCCTGCCGAACCTGCAATACCGCCGTTTCTGGGTCGAGACTGAAAACCGCTGGGTTCGCCTGCGTGTTTCGAGCGCTGCACTGCGCCTGATCGACAAGAACGGCATCGACGCCGTGCTCGCAGACCTGCGTGCACGCGGCCAAGCTTAAGGAGCTGAAA
This is a stretch of genomic DNA from Variovorax paradoxus. It encodes these proteins:
- the rpmB gene encoding 50S ribosomal protein L28, giving the protein MARVCDVTGKGPMVGNNVSHANNKTKRRFLPNLQYRRFWVETENRWVRLRVSSAALRLIDKNGIDAVLADLRARGQA